A window of the Oncorhynchus keta strain PuntledgeMale-10-30-2019 chromosome 21, Oket_V2, whole genome shotgun sequence genome harbors these coding sequences:
- the LOC118400158 gene encoding sodium/hydrogen exchanger 3, translating to MACRTCLWLLGTTFFTCTVRLVVEGTEVGATQGSHPEPGVVGSNHSQAGGGHGSSISGIQIVSFKWHHVEAPYLIALWILVAGVSKMVVELNHSLTSVIPESALLIIIGWILGGIIYGADKMQTFTLTPTVFFFYLLPQVILDAGYFMPNKLFFSNMGAILVYAVIGTCWNAATVGLGLWGCWLGGAMGDMDIGLLQFLLFGSLIAAVDPVAVIAVFEEVHVNEVLFIMVFGESLLNDGVTVVLFNVFDAFVSLGGAEIDAVEIIKGIISFFVVAFGGSLVGIIFALLISLLTRCTKNIQIIEPGFIFILGYLSYLTAEMLSLSAILSIVFCGICCQKYINANMDERSVTTVRYVMKVLANGSETIIFVFLGISAIDPAVWVWNTGFILLTLLFIFVFRFIGVFLLTWILNKYRLVPLEFIDQVVMSYGGLRGAVAYGLVAMLDENKFKEKNLMVSTTLIVVYFTVMLQGITMKPLVTWLKVKRAAVTELTLAEKIQNRTFDHMLVAIEDISGQIGHNYMRDKWHNFEERWLCWFLMKPSARKSRDYIFNIFHQLNLKDAMSYVKEGERRGSLAFVRNETKADVDFNKKFRASFSEIMPDIMADNMGPDHVPLSSILQDIVPSVCLDMHEQDLTMRESEDFNAHHLLQQHLYRGRKQHRHRYSRSHLETNRDENEVQEIFQRTMRSRLESFKSAKMGVAPAKKIQTKHQKKDKPQKMPNGNSSDKSKNHPYGDKDFEFSEGDCGSGDEAAGDLFPMRAYRVKAGIVNPAFMAEMDPMDNMQQIPHVALLPQTLNSFDT from the exons ATGGCATGCAGAACTTGCCTCTGGCTACTAGGGACAACATTTTTTACTTGCACAGTCCGCCTGGTTGTTGAGGGTACGGAGGTGGGAGCAACCCAGGGGTCGCACCCAGAGCCAGGGGTGGTGGGATCAAACCACAGCCAGGCTGGAGGGGGCCATGGGTCCAGCATCTCAGGGATACAAATCGTGAGCTTTAAGTGGCACCATGTGGAAGCCCCCTACCTCATCGCCTTATGGATACTTGTGGCTGGGGTATCAAAGATGG TGGTCGAGCTGAACCACAGCCTGACCAGTGTGATCCCGGAGAGCgccctcctcatcatcatcggtTGGATCCTGGGCGGCATCATCTACGGGGCAGACAAGATGCAGACCTTCACCCTGACACCCACCGTCTTCTTcttctacctgctgccccaagtCATCCTGGATGCAGGCTACTTCATGCCCAACAAGCTGTTCTTCAGCAACATGGGCGCCATCCTGGTTTACGCTGTGATTGGCACCTGCTGGAACGCTGCCACTGTGGGTCTCGGCCTCTGGGGGTGCTGGTTGGGCGGGGCCATGG GTGATATGGACATTGGTCTCCTTCAGTTCCTGTTGTTTGGGAGTCTAATTGCTGCTGTGGACCCTGTGGCTGTAATTGCCGTGTTTGAGGAGGTCCATGTCAACGAGGTCCTGTTCATCATGGTGTTTGGGGAGTCCCTCCTCAATGATGGTGTCACAGTG GTGCTGTTCAATGTGTTTGATGCATTCGTGTCGCTGGGAGGGGCAGAAATTGATGCTGTAGAGATCATTAAAGGCATAA TCTCGTTCTTCGTGGTGGCATTCGGAGGCTCCTTGGTTGGTATTATCTTCGCTCTGCTGATCTCGCTCCTGACCAGATGCACAAAGAACATCCAGATCATCGAGCCAGGCTTCATCTTCATCCTGGGCTACCTCTCCTACCTGACAGCTGAGATGCTCTCGCTATCCGCTATCCTGTC GATCGTGTTTTGTGGCATCTGCTGTCAGAAGTATATCAATGCCAACATGGATGAGAGGTCGGTCACCACAGTACGATACGTCATGAAGGTGTTAGCCAATGGCTCAGAGACCATCATCTTCGTCTTCCTCGGCATCTCGGCCATAGATCCAGCTGTATGGGTTTGGAACACAGGCTTCATCCTCCTCACACTCCTCTTCATCTTTGTGTTCAGGTTCATAG GGGTCTTTCTCCTTACCTGGATTCTGAACAAGTACCGACTGGTTCCCTTGGAGTTCATTGATCAGGTGGTGATGAGCTACGGTGGCCTGCGAGGGGCAGTTGCTTACGGCCTTGTGGCCATGCTGGATGAGAATAAGTTCAAAGAGAAGAATTTGATGGTCAGCACCACCCTTATAGTGGTGTACTTCACTGTCATGCTGCAG GGAATAACCATGAAACCACTGGTCACCTGGCTGAAAGTGAAGAGAGCAGCCGTGACAGAACTCACACTAGCTGAAAAAATACAGAATAGG ACCTTTGACCACATGCTTGTCGCCATAGAGGACATTTCTGGACAAATAGGACATAACTACATGAGAGACAA GTGGCATAACTTTGAGGAGAGGTGGTTGTGCTGGTTCTTGATGAAGCCCTCTGCCAGGAAATCCCGTGACTACATATTCAACATCTTCCACCAGCTCAACCTCAAGGATGCCATGAGCTATGTAAAGGAG GGAGAACGCAGAGGCTCATTGGCGTTCGTTCGGAATGAGACCAAGGCCGATGTGGATTTCAATAAGAAGTTTCGTGCCAGTTTCTCTGAGATTATGCCTGACATCATGGCAGATAATATGGGACCGGATCATGTTCCACTCTCCTCTATCTT ACAGGACATTGTGCCCTCTGTCTGCCTAGACATGCATGAGCAGGACCTGACAATGAGGGAGTCAGAGGACTTTAATGCACACCATCTACTGCAGCAGCACTTGTACAGAGGCAGGAAACAG CACAGACACAGGTACAGTCGGAGCCACCTCGAAACCAACAGGGATGAGAATGAGGTGCAAGAGATCTTCCAGAGAACAATGAGAAGCCGTCTAGAGTCATTCAAGTCAGCCAAAATGGGTGTCGCCCCTGCCAAGAAGATCCAAACCAAGCATCAAAAGAAAGATAAACCACAAAAG ATGCCAAATGGAAACTCTTCGGATAAAAGTAAAAACCATCCTTATGGGGATAAAG ATTTTGAGTTTTCTGAAGGAGACTGTGGCTCTGGTGACGAGGCTGCTGGCGATTTATTCCCCATGAGGGCCTATAGAGTAAAAG CTGGAATAGTGAACCCAGCCTTCATGGCAGAGATGGACCCCATGGACAACATGCAACAGATCCCACATGTAGCACTTCTTCCACAAACTTTGAACTCCTTTGACACCTAA